The proteins below come from a single Thermopolyspora flexuosa genomic window:
- a CDS encoding VOC family protein — MPVQLNHTIVHATDKHRSAGFVAELLGLPAPKPYGPFLVVELANGVSLDYMDSDGPISPQHYAFLVTEAEFDEIFGRIRERNLPYWADPGRRRPGEINTRDGGRGVYWEDPDGHFLEILTVPYGGGA, encoded by the coding sequence ATGCCCGTCCAGCTCAACCACACGATCGTGCACGCGACCGACAAGCACCGCTCGGCCGGCTTCGTCGCCGAGCTGCTCGGCCTGCCCGCGCCGAAGCCGTACGGCCCGTTCCTCGTCGTCGAGCTCGCCAACGGGGTCTCGCTCGACTACATGGACTCCGATGGCCCGATCAGCCCGCAGCACTACGCGTTCCTCGTCACCGAGGCCGAGTTCGACGAGATCTTCGGCCGCATCCGCGAGCGGAACCTGCCCTACTGGGCCGACCCGGGCAGGCGGCGGCCCGGCGAGATCAACACCAGGGACGGCGGGCGCGGCGTGTACTGGGAGGATCCCGACGGCCACTTCCTGGAGATCCTCACCGTCCCGTACGGCGGCGGCGCGTAG
- the recD2 gene encoding SF1B family DNA helicase RecD2 → MNEPGQVIEGVVDHLRYVAPDGYTVACVDLGGERTVVAAGAALVGVQPGETVRLTGGYSRHDEHGERFQVTECVSVLPASVYAIRRYLGSGLVRGIGGKLADAIAAHFGADTLKVIDTEPERLLEVHNIGPARARMIREAWAEQKAIREIMTFLQGVRLSPALAVRIHQALGEDAARVVRAEPYRLAEEVRGIGFHTADRIAMAVGLPEQSPERMRAGLLHVLDRANARAGHCHLPEKALIAQAMELLDADPGPLRAALDALRADGKVVVELLPGLRADGEVEPVVSARWLHVAESSVAGELLRLHRAASRMPDRVRRIAEERLGGDAPPYADLHPDQRRAIEMTLRETVSVLTGGPGCGKSHTVRVLTELVRAGGGRVALAAPTGRAARRLGELTGLPAMTVHRMVRPRADPAEDGALFDHTDPFLADLIVVDETSMLDLVVARALLRRVASGCHVLFVGDPDQLPSVGPGDVLRDLLEVPAIPRVRLGHVFRQALGSPIVANAHRVRDGLLPVAGKEFYLFQEEDPEAIPELVADLATRRIPQRRGVDPDDIQVLCPGRQRAAGAEELNRLLQERRNPHRPGVPEHWTDGRVFRPGDRVMPIRNNYDKGRDGVFNGATGVITRIVPEERRIEIRMDDGQTVGYGYDELDEILHAYAITVHRAQGSEYPYVIIPLTTAAGSLVLRRNLLYTAITRARHTVVLVGQARALEIAVANRGIRRNTSLAVRLNAALPEG, encoded by the coding sequence ATGAACGAGCCGGGGCAGGTCATCGAGGGCGTCGTCGACCACCTGCGATACGTCGCCCCCGACGGCTACACGGTCGCGTGCGTCGACCTCGGCGGCGAGCGCACGGTGGTCGCGGCCGGCGCCGCGCTCGTCGGCGTGCAGCCCGGCGAGACCGTCCGGCTCACCGGCGGCTACTCCCGGCACGACGAGCACGGCGAGCGGTTCCAGGTGACCGAGTGCGTCTCGGTGCTGCCCGCGAGCGTCTACGCGATCCGGCGCTACCTCGGCTCCGGGCTGGTCAGAGGCATCGGCGGCAAGCTCGCCGACGCGATCGCCGCGCACTTCGGGGCGGACACGCTGAAGGTGATCGACACCGAGCCCGAGCGGCTGCTCGAGGTGCACAACATCGGGCCGGCCCGGGCGCGGATGATCCGCGAGGCCTGGGCCGAGCAGAAGGCGATCCGGGAGATCATGACCTTCCTCCAAGGGGTACGGCTCTCGCCCGCCCTCGCGGTCCGCATCCACCAGGCGCTCGGCGAGGACGCGGCACGCGTGGTGCGCGCCGAGCCGTACCGGCTCGCCGAGGAGGTGCGTGGCATCGGCTTCCACACCGCGGACCGGATCGCGATGGCGGTGGGCCTGCCCGAGCAGAGCCCGGAGCGCATGCGGGCCGGGCTGCTGCACGTGCTCGACCGGGCGAACGCGCGGGCGGGTCACTGCCACCTGCCGGAGAAGGCGCTGATCGCCCAGGCGATGGAGCTGCTCGACGCCGATCCCGGCCCGCTGCGCGCGGCCCTCGACGCGCTGCGCGCCGACGGCAAGGTCGTGGTCGAGCTGCTGCCCGGCCTGCGCGCCGACGGCGAGGTGGAGCCGGTGGTGTCCGCCCGGTGGCTGCACGTCGCCGAGTCGTCGGTGGCGGGCGAGCTGCTCCGGCTGCACCGGGCCGCATCCCGGATGCCGGATCGGGTACGGCGCATCGCCGAGGAGCGGCTGGGCGGGGACGCCCCGCCGTACGCGGACCTCCATCCGGACCAGCGGCGGGCGATCGAGATGACGCTGCGGGAGACGGTGTCGGTGCTCACCGGCGGGCCCGGCTGCGGCAAGAGCCACACGGTCCGGGTGCTCACCGAGCTGGTGCGCGCGGGCGGCGGCCGGGTCGCGCTCGCCGCCCCCACCGGGCGCGCCGCGCGGCGGCTCGGCGAGCTGACCGGCCTGCCCGCGATGACCGTGCACCGCATGGTGCGGCCGCGCGCCGACCCCGCCGAGGACGGGGCGCTGTTCGACCACACCGATCCGTTCCTCGCCGACCTGATCGTGGTCGACGAGACCTCGATGCTCGACCTGGTGGTCGCACGCGCCCTGCTGCGCCGGGTCGCCTCCGGCTGCCACGTGCTGTTCGTCGGCGACCCCGACCAGCTGCCCAGCGTCGGCCCGGGCGACGTGCTGCGGGACCTGCTGGAGGTGCCCGCGATCCCCCGGGTACGGCTCGGCCACGTGTTCCGGCAGGCGCTCGGCAGCCCGATCGTCGCCAACGCGCACCGGGTGCGCGACGGGCTGCTCCCGGTGGCGGGCAAGGAGTTCTACCTGTTCCAGGAGGAGGACCCGGAGGCGATCCCGGAGCTGGTGGCGGACCTCGCCACCCGGCGCATCCCGCAGCGGCGCGGCGTCGACCCCGACGACATCCAGGTGCTGTGCCCGGGGCGGCAGCGGGCGGCCGGGGCCGAGGAGCTCAACCGGCTGCTGCAGGAGCGGCGCAACCCGCACCGGCCGGGCGTGCCCGAGCACTGGACCGACGGCCGGGTGTTCCGGCCGGGCGACCGGGTCATGCCGATCCGCAACAACTACGACAAGGGCCGGGACGGGGTGTTCAACGGCGCCACCGGCGTGATAACCCGGATCGTGCCCGAGGAGCGGCGGATCGAGATCCGCATGGACGACGGGCAGACCGTCGGCTACGGCTACGACGAGCTCGACGAGATCCTGCACGCCTACGCGATCACCGTGCACCGCGCCCAGGGCAGCGAGTACCCGTACGTGATCATCCCGCTGACCACGGCGGCGGGCTCGCTCGTGCTGCGCCGCAACCTGCTCTACACCGCGATCACCCGGGCCCGGCACACGGTCGTGCTCGTCGGCCAGGCCCGCGCGCTGGAGATCGCGGTGGCGAACCGCGGCATCCGGCGCAACACCTCCCTCGCGGTCCGGCTCAACGCGGCCCTCCCCGAGGGGTGA
- a CDS encoding AAA family ATPase, producing the protein MTLTAALAAPPPVALPAHPGPDPARAAAEATAAVLADFTGGRHRGVIVDSPPGAGKSTLVVTAARAIADAGEPLMIVAQTNEQVDDLIVRIAAADPRIAVGRLSARGHTPSPRVAALDGVTVAHAVDDLAGCAIVIGTADKWAYTKAARFPWAIVDEAYQMRSDKLLPIATLFDRALFVGDPGQLDPFSTVGVDRWAGLSWDPMQSAVAVLARHNPDLPVHRLPVSWRLPASAAPLVSQAFYPDTPFRSGTAAGDRRLELAAGCADAVDRTLDEAAGSGWALHELPARHTVRTDAEAVRACARLAARLLARRPVAYDEHGSHPVGPDRIAIGCAHKDQVAAIRAACAAEGVPDGVTVDTANRLQGREYDVTIVLHPLSGRRDATAFHLEAGRLCVLTSRHRHACVVVARAGIPELLDAHPSTGGVHLGVPVKFPDGWEANHAVLDHLARHRVPAVPDGPGR; encoded by the coding sequence GTGACGCTCACCGCCGCGCTCGCCGCCCCGCCGCCCGTCGCCCTGCCCGCCCACCCCGGTCCGGACCCGGCGCGGGCCGCGGCCGAGGCGACCGCCGCCGTGCTCGCCGACTTCACCGGCGGCCGGCACCGGGGCGTGATCGTGGACTCGCCGCCCGGCGCGGGCAAGTCCACGCTCGTGGTGACGGCCGCCCGCGCGATCGCCGACGCCGGCGAGCCGCTGATGATCGTGGCGCAGACGAACGAGCAGGTCGACGACCTCATCGTCCGGATCGCCGCGGCCGACCCGCGGATCGCCGTCGGCCGGCTCAGCGCCCGCGGCCACACCCCCTCGCCCCGGGTGGCCGCCCTCGACGGCGTGACGGTCGCGCACGCGGTCGACGACCTCGCCGGGTGCGCGATCGTGATCGGCACCGCGGACAAGTGGGCCTACACGAAGGCCGCGCGCTTCCCGTGGGCGATCGTCGACGAGGCGTACCAGATGCGCTCGGACAAGCTGCTGCCGATCGCCACCCTCTTCGACCGGGCGCTGTTCGTCGGCGACCCCGGCCAGCTCGACCCGTTCTCCACGGTCGGCGTGGACCGCTGGGCGGGCCTGTCCTGGGACCCGATGCAGAGCGCGGTGGCGGTGCTCGCCCGGCACAACCCCGACCTGCCGGTGCACCGGCTGCCGGTCTCCTGGCGGCTGCCCGCGAGCGCCGCGCCGCTCGTCTCGCAGGCCTTCTACCCCGACACCCCGTTCCGCTCCGGCACCGCGGCGGGCGACCGCCGCCTGGAGCTCGCCGCCGGGTGCGCGGACGCGGTCGACCGCACCCTCGACGAGGCGGCCGGGTCCGGCTGGGCGCTGCACGAGCTGCCCGCCCGGCACACCGTGCGCACCGACGCCGAGGCGGTGCGGGCCTGCGCCCGGCTCGCCGCCCGGCTGCTGGCGCGCCGCCCCGTCGCGTATGACGAGCACGGCTCCCACCCGGTCGGCCCGGACCGGATCGCGATCGGCTGCGCGCACAAGGACCAGGTGGCGGCGATCCGCGCCGCGTGCGCGGCCGAGGGCGTGCCCGACGGCGTCACCGTGGACACCGCCAACCGGCTGCAGGGCCGCGAGTACGACGTCACGATCGTGCTCCACCCGCTCTCCGGCCGCCGCGACGCCACCGCGTTCCACCTCGAGGCGGGCCGGCTGTGCGTGCTCACCTCGCGGCACCGGCACGCCTGCGTCGTGGTGGCCCGCGCCGGCATCCCCGAGCTGCTCGACGCCCACCCGTCCACCGGCGGCGTGCACCTCGGCGTGCCGGTCAAGTTCCCGGACGGCTGGGAGGCGAACCACGCCGTGCTCGACCACCTCGCCCGGCACCGGGTGCCCGCCGTACCGGACGGGCCGGGGCGCTGA